CAGCACCCTCCAACAAATAATTGTCAGTATGTCAAGGTTGAAAAACCCTGAGCTATAAATGATAGAGCTAATCTTTTGTTAAtcagttataattattttaactgGTTATAGCAAGTTTGAATGTCAATCAACTTttgaatataaatgtttttaaaacttatcGGCACATTTTGAAATTAAGACTACTTCAAAACtcattactattactattttattaCAGATGAACCCACAAGATCATTGAGTGGTCTTATCTTGAAGAATAATGTGAAAGCACACTTTCAGAACTTCCCAAATGGTGTAACAGACTTTATTAAAAGtgaatgtttaaataatattGGTGACTCCTCTCCTCTGATTAGAGCCACTGTTGGTAAGTTATATTACAACAGTTTTGCTTACTTTGTTTGTAACTGGGTCATTTTTAGAGATGacagattatttccttaggaatttttgtctgtttcatgTTAAATTGTGTTGGGGAAACTTTCATTGCCTTTAAATGCTTTTGAAATGGTGTAATCATGGTAAAAGCGCTCTCATCCAGTGAAACTAGTGACCCTGGATAAGAGGAGAGCCTGATCAAACTTAGCCTAATCAGAGTTGGTTAAAATGGGGCATCAACAAGTGATATTAATTTGCGGACACTACTTTTTCTTGAGCATGCAGATTAgagttctgtttgtttttttgtttttttttgaagcagtctctgttgcccaggctggggtacagtggcacaatcttgactcactgcaacctctgcctcctggattcaagcgattctcctgcctcagcctcccgagtagctgtgattacaggcacccgccaccatgcctggctaatttttgtactttttagtagagacagggttttaccatgttggccaggctggtctataactcctgacctcaggtgatccgcctgcctcagcctcccaaagtgctgagattacaggcctgagccatggcgcctggcttGGAGTTCCTATTTTCTGCCTAGCATGATGCATAATTTCTTGTTTCACTTTTACATGtgaagaaatactttttaattgcTTATGAAAAACCTAAGTGTATATAGGATTCTAgatttttactattttctcccttgtttttaaatataagccTTGTCAGTAATTCAGCAGCAACTTTTTAGTCTTTTCAGAGCGTTCAGCTTATTTTCAGGGGCAGTACAACTTTCTGTTAGCTTATGTAATACTGAATTAACATGCTTAATTATAGTAACTCGTATAAATCTATTTGGAAACACACACAACTGGCTATTGGTTAACACAATTTGCCAACCAATGgaagcagtaataaatagccaTACTGAAGAGGAGCGTACTAATGGGCAGCCTTTAGTATACCATGGGCTTAAGCAGCTAACTTCTACAAGGACCTGGAAAGCTTCTGTTAATCTACCCAGGCTGGTTAAATGAAAGTCCGTTAAATGAGTCAGATGCTTTCATTAAGAGTTCCTgactgggcacgatggctcacgctgtaatcccagcactttgggaggctgaggcggatggatcacctgaggtcaggagttcgagaccagcctgacatggtaaaaccctgtctctactaaaaatacaaaaaaattagccaggtgtggtggcgtgtgcttgtaatcccagctacttgggagcctgaggcaggaaaattgcttgaacccgggaggtgcaggttgcagtaagctgagatcacgccattgcactgcagcctgggtgacgagcgaaaatctgtctcaaaaaaaaaaaaagagttcctgtTTTGTCTTGTgggtttgaaaaatatttatctcttACTTACAAAGCATTGGCTCTATGACCTCCCTGCAGATATTCTTGTATTAAACAGTGCCATCATTGACACTGATTTTACATTTGATGGGTAGAGGACATTTGTGGTTTGAGAAAAAGAACTCCCTAGATTACTCTAATGTACTCTTACGTACCTTAAGGCTTTACCTACTCTTGACACTGTTAAAAAGAATGGTGAGCGTGTGCCAGCCTTTTCCATTTCGGATCCAGGAGAGAAATCTCCATACGTAAGTGGAATGGAATTTAGAAGGAAGGTGGGTTTCCTCTGAGTGTTGGCAACTCAgctgaaaggaaaggagaggatatAGAAACGAGTTATGAGATTGTTTCTTCCTAAACTGTATTTCATTATAAACCTATCTTTAAGTGCCATTTGGTTCAAACTACAATACTCTGTGTCTTTAAATTTGAAAGGTTAGAAGTAATAATACTAGGGAGAGAAGAATTGGTTTTATCTCCTAATGAGTACTTTCACCTTCCATAAGGTTTTTGAACATGTTTAGGAGCTGACTTTATCTTTGGAATTATTTAAGCACTTAGGTATCATCtgacttattttaaaacagagattGGTGAAATTGACTTATGTaggcatttttatttcttgctgtGTATTAGTAGAATACGAAAGGTCTTTCATTTTAGTTTATGTTAAGTAGATACTTAAGTATTCTAATTGTGAGGGACCACTGCAGTTTTCAGTATAGAAACAGCTTTTATTTAGTTGCTTTACTACAGATGAAGGAGCTTCAAACATAACTGCAGTGTATTTTCAAATGACATGATGTCTAGGATTTGATAAAAAAGCAATTAGGAATGTGAAGGTGGTTGTGGGTAGAAGTATGGATGAAACAAGATTGACCATGTATTAATGACTGCTGAAGCTAGTTAATGGATACATTTagttcattatatttttctatttttatatatgtatgtgaaattttctattttaaaaagtctgtaaTATTAACTAGATAAAACAGCTATGAGCTTGAAATAAGTTAGCTAAAAATGAGTTCGTTTTTGTCCCTCCTGCCTTcacacccacctccaccccactttTTGATATGTATTAGTGAAGGTGGTGGAAAGTATGATTGACAGATTCTTCCCAAAGAGGGGAGAAATTATTTTGGGGGCACAGCATTAAGACTAaagtattggccaggtgcggtggctcatgcctgtaatcccagcactttgggaggccaaggtgggcggatcacgaggtcaggagatcgaaaccatcctggctaacatggtgaaaccccgtctctactaaaaatacaaaaaattatccgggtgtggtggtgggcacctgtagtcccagctactctggaggctgaggcaggagaatggcatgaacccgggaggcggagcttgcagtgagccaggatcgcgccattgcactccagcctggatgacagagtgagactccgtctcaaaaaaaaaaaagactctaaagtattttatagttttgttgttgttttgtttgttttgcttcagGAAAATTGATGAGTTATTTAAACACATTGGTGCTTTCCAACAAATctgggaaggttttttttttttttttaatcacccaaATTGCCTAATCTTAGTTTACatgagaaaaagatttaaaacacttctaggaacatatttttaagtgaaataattttttggaGTTTCTGAAAATCATCTCTAAGAATTGGCAACAGACTCTTCATCACTTACTAACCTTCACAGAAAATTCTTGGTATATGTATAGTAGTGCAAGTACTCTGACTCTACATTATCAGTTGATGTAGGACTCTGTTCCTCTAGACCAGAGTTTTCCAACCTCAGCACttgacattttggactggataattctttgttgttgggCTATTTTGTCTGTGCACTACAGGATGTTAATCAGCACACCTGACCTCTACCCACTGGATACCAGCAGCAGCCACATACCCTGCTGtagcaaccaaaaatgtctctagaccaTGCCACGTGTTGGGGTCAGGGAGTGCCTGACTGAGCTCCTTGAGGGAAAGGACCatgtgttatttttgtatttcttagcaTCTActaataatatatacaatatttaaatattttaattaaaagattacTGATTATAAAAATAGACTAGCAgctttggcttttaaaatttttattaacctTAACAATACATGTTGGGAATCTTATCAAGGAAGTCTATTTGGAAGGGACCACATCTGAATGACTGTGGGGTAATTCATCAGATGAAGTAAAGATGTTTCTCTTGTTTAGAGAGTATACAgtttgtttgtaattttattatttcaatgaaTATTCTCTTGTGTATGTTTGTACAATTACAGGAAGATTTCTATAGGATTAATTTGTGTATTTGGCATTATTGGGTCAAAGtgtgtttaaacatttttaagattttaatagGTGTTGCCAAGCACACTGATTTCATTCCCGTATTTGTTATAAATACTGAGAAATATTAAGTTATGCTTGGTTTCTTTTAGACAGATCCAGATCTTGCTCATTcccttatttcttttatattttaactttaggAAAGACTAATTTGCAGGAACGATCAGATCTTGCTGCTTTTGGATCTTAATGGAAGGCTATTTTATTGTAAGGGCTATATCTTGAAAATGCTATCAGTACATTAATTCTTactatacaatttaatttttttgtgtgtggagaatAAATTTGCCGGGAGCTTTACTTTCTAGattcttttttagttctttatcATTGAGAGCAACCTTCTCAGAACTAAAGGTAGAAAATTTATACACATGGTGATATTTGCTGTTCAGTGATAGTCATTGAGTGTTTACTAGATGCCAGGCATTTTCTATATATCCaattgaattttcaaaataaccctatgaagagttttcttttttcatttttgtacacTCATATTTTGCAGCTTAGAATGCATATAATTTGCCTATTGTCAGAGCTTATACTCTTCTGGCACTAAAAGATCCATAATCACTAAGCATATTATATCACTAATATGTTTactaaggcagaaaaaaatattaacacGAAACCTTTCTGTTGTCCTTGTGTTTGTGTTAACACAAAACTTTCCTTACATTTGTGTGTATTTGCATAATTCATTGACTATCACAACTCTACTGCATAACACAGTTGAGATAATCCATTCAGTCAGAACAACATGATCAGTGAGCATGGGCCACCCAGCCTCGAAGATCGCCTTTCTGGCGACTCATTCTTGATCCAGTAAGTGGGAACTGTTGTAGGAGTATGTAGCCTGCCTACATGAGGGAGAGTGTTGTAAGCAGTGAAACATACAGGATTATTCTCAAGTGATACTCATCTGCTTAAGTTTTTCCTACCATGGTCCTTGGCTCTGGTTCCAGATTAAGTCAGGGAGCTATTTTTAGCTTCTTAATGTGTCTTTTATTTGAACCTAACAGACTCATAAGTTTATCACCCAGTGTTAAGTGCTGCTAACGTTTTGGCATATTTTCTTTCTACTCTTTTGTATGgataaattagaatttttttttttttttgagacagaatttcgttcttgttgcccagactggagtgcagtggcgtgatctcggctcactgcaacctccgcctcccgggttcaagcgattctcctgcctcagcctcctgagtagctgagattacaggcatgcaccacatgcccggctagttatgtatttttagtagagatggggtttctccatgttggtcaggctggtcttgaactcccaacctcatgtgatccacccacctcggcctcccaaagtgctgggattacaggtgtgagccaccgtgcccagccattagaattaattttaattggTGGAGCTATTCTTGGTAttatggcagaaaaagaagttGCATTCTTATACTTGGTAAATTTAACTCAAAAAACCTTAGAGGGTGAAATGTTGAAAAACACTATTAGAAACAGATCTGGTTTATGTGAGGTTTTTTTTCCACAAGGTACGGAATGGTGATATGGGTGTTGGTGGTGAGTGTTactaattttttgagacagggtctcactctgcccagGCATGAGTGTGGTCTcatagtcatggctcactgcagcctcgacctccttgactcaggtgatcctctcacttcagcctcctgaatagctgggatcacaggcgcataccatcacgcccagctgattttcttgtatttttagtagtgagagggtttcatcatgttgcccaggctggtctggaattcctgggctcaagagatctgcccgcctcggcctcccagaatgctgggattacagcatgagccaccatgcctggccaaatgttattatttacataaaatgtgttTGTGCACACAGTTGCTCACATGGCAATGCCTGACATAATGCTGTTGGATTTCCTAAAGAAGTGTGTTTTTGTTCAAGGTATTTTGATCACAACTATAGCCTCCAAGGGAGAATTGCAGAATTGGCCTGACCTCTTACCAAAACTCTGTAGCCTGTTGGATTCTGAAGATTATAATACCTGTGAGGTAAGGATATTTGTTTCATACATAATtgggtgttttctgtttttcttgtcatGTTGTGTATTAGCAGCTTTTGGGAAAAATAGTTCCTCTGAAACATACAGCTTCTCAAAACTTAGAAACCTAAAGTTACCTTTGTGTTATATTACATttgtaaatcatttatttttctataaaaactgTTACATTATAAACCTCTTTTACTGTATTTCACACAAGGACGTATCTTGCTTTTCTGTTCTAAAATTATTCTtggatgtatatgtatgtaatatacagTTTTTGTCAAGCCTAATCAGTTAAAGATAGAATGAAATTTACCAAATTCCTGGACCATGAGTACTTTTTTAGCTTCTCTAAATTGTTTTTATGCCTCTTATATGAGATATCTAAGGGATGCTGaacttgtgttttttgtttttgtttttgttttttgagacagggtctcactctgtttcccaggctggagtgcagtggcaccatcatagctcacctcaacctcctgggctcaaacaatcctcctacgtcagcctcccaaagtagtggggactacaggcatgtactaccatgctagactaattttttctttttttttttggtagagatggggtcgcgctgttgttcaggctgaccctgaactcctgagctcaagaaatcttccagcctcagcctcccaaagtgctgggattacaggcatgagccactgcacttcactaAACTTGTcttcgttttttttgtttgtttgtttgtttcaaacagggtctcgctctgttgcccaggctgaagtgcagtggtgcaatctcagctcactgcaacctctgcctcccagaatcaagtgattctcccacctcagcctcccgagtagctgcgattacaggcatgagccaccacgcccgcctaatttttttgtatttttagtagagacagagtttcaccatgttggacaggctggtcttgaactcctggactcaaatgatccacctgtctcaacctcccaaagtgttaggattacaggtgtgagccactgcgccggacCATTGTCTTCGTTGTAATCATACATTAACTCTGACCtgtgggtttttgtgtgtgtgtgtgtgtgtgtgtgtgtgtgtgtggttttttttgttgtttttttggggtttttttgccACTGATTAGATCACTAGCATCCTTTTTGTTTGGGGAGAGAGGATGATTTCTCATGGTTAGTGGATACAGTAAGTATCTCTTTAATTAGCAGGCTTCCAATTTGGGTAGAAATCTATTTTTTGTGGAAACCATATTTGGTGTTTTGACTCTGTAAAGCATCGACTCCTATACCTCTCAAAGAGCGGAGGTTGAAGGCAGGGCAGGCACAGGAATAACctgtcaacaacaaaaaaaccccacaggaaTAACCTAacctaaaagggaaaaaagaaactatccgccatggtggctcacacctgtaatcccaaggcctaggtgggtggattgcatgagttcaagaccagcctgggcaatatggtaaaaccctattagaagaaattggccaggtgtgatgtgtgcctgtggtcccagctactcaggaggctgtggtggctcacacctgtaatcccagcactttgggagactgaggcaggtggatcatttgaggtcaggagtttgagagaccagcctggccaacatggtaaaaccccatctctactgaaatacaaaaattagccaggcatggtgtcgaatgcctgtaatctcagctactctggaggctgaggcaggagaattgcttgaacccaggaggcgaagattgcagtggactgagattgcaccactgcactccagccatctcaaaaaaaaaaaaaaaaaggctttggaAATACACTGATAAGATTACAGATTACAGAAAAGCTAAATAATAAGTCATCATGTGACAGTTGATTGCATTTAAATAGTGCTTTGGTGTGATGGTAATAACATAAAAGAAGATCAAAATTTTAAGCAAGTGCTTtccaagaataaaaaatttaagctGCAGTAATTGTGAAATTGTTGAGCTAGTGTACTACATAGAAGTCATACTGTAAATAAACAATATTCCCATCCATCTGAACTAAAGATAGTGGTTTTCCAGATGTTGGTATGGAGTGATAGCTAAATGTTTGttcttatttgaaatttttaattgcCACATGGGTAACAAGTTCACATTTAATTTGATGTAATAGGCTTTCAGAagtaaagcttttttaaaaaaaaaaccttaacaaTTGAATATGACTATTTTAGCATGTTAATTAAAATTCCTGATATTTAATGCATATTAAATTGAAGTTTGAAATTTAATATATTGATTAAATTTtagacttaaaaatattttcagatttaatatttttaagatattataAAATCTAAAAGGATGTTGGGTAGTTTCCTTAAAGGATTTTACCTTCTGTTGGACACTTTAAAACTGTACTATGGAGAATAAGCATCAAGTTGCCGCTGatggaattatatagtataaaCAGTAAAGTAGGTGGGTGGGTAACTAGTAGGTTACATGTTATGTACAAAGTCTCTGGATTATCCCCTTTAGTATTAAAATGATTATAGGAAAATGGTTGCCAATTTGCACTGCCTGCCCTTGCAACAGATTTTGTCACCAGTTACCCAGTGAATACTTTTATAtgtaagtaactttttttttctatatgtaagtaacttttttttcctttttttgagacagagttttgctttgtcacccaggctggagtgcagtggtgccatctcggcccactgcaccctctgcctcccaggttcaagtgattctcatgcctcagcctccagagtagctgggattacaggcatgcaccaccacgcccagctaatttttttgtttttagtagagacagggtttcaccatgttggctaggctggtcttgaactcctgacctcaggtaatccacccgcgtcggcctcccaaagtgctgggattacaggcttgagccaccacacctggcctaagtaACTTTTTAATGGTATTAatgacctctctgtgcttcaaaaagaaaagtattacaGTGGTTAACTACTCTTCTATGTAAATGTagagttttatatttaatttaaacaaaCTGATATTTAATTCCTGCCAACCAAAATATCCTCCACTTCTAAGTCATTTAATGCTAAAACTAAAATATACCCTTGTATTTTAACTGAGATTTTTACATACTCGATgatataataatttgttttaaaattgaatattagagcgggcatggtggcccatgcctgtaatcccagcactttgggaggctgaggcaggcggaccagctgaggtcaggagtttgagaccagcctggccaacacagtgaaaccccatctctacaaaaaatacaaaacttagccgggcacaatggcaggcacctgtaatcccagctactcgggaggctgaggcaggagagtcacttgaacccgggaggcagaagttgcagtgacccgagatggtgccactgccagcctgggcgacacaccaagactccgtctcaaaaaaaaaaaaattgaaggattAAATTTATGGATTTTAGAAGGCATTTTATGTGGGCTGAGAACATTAGTCCATACAAATTAATCAGCATTCTTCAGTTTGTTTTCAAATggcttcatttttaacaaattctGATAATTTAAATGTGTCTCTTACAGGGAGCATTTGGTGCCCTTCAGAAGATTTGTGAAGATTCTGCTGAGATTTTAGACAGTGATGTTTTAGATCGTCCTCTCAACATCATGATTCCCAAATTTTTACAGTTCTTCAAGCATAGTAGTCCAAAAATAAGGTACTTATATTGCCAGTACTAATTGATTAACTGTGATATAAACCTGACCATTATCTTAGTTTTCATTACCTAATATTTTTGACATTAGCAAAAGATCAAAAGATATTGGATGTTCCAGAGAGGTGAACTTATGTAATTGAAATTGACTACTTCAGTAACAAAACCTGTGAAATGTTGACTCTTTGTGAGGAAATTTTTGTTAAACATGATAAAAGTTTTGTGCCTTTTACAGTGGTTAATTATATTCATGATAGTTAACAGGCATCTTCTAACTTCCTTTATTTAAGGCCAGGAttagttgtgggttttttgtttttgtttttgtttttttagctttGATTTTAGAatcgggatacatgtgcaggtttgttacaaaggcgTATTGCGTGGATGCTGGGGGTTTAGAGTACAAATGAATCCATCACCTAGGTGGTAACCATAGTACCCATTAGCTAGTTtggccctctccctccctcttcttatATTCCCCAGTggctgttgttcccatctttatgtcgaGGTGTACCatatgtttagctcccacttataagtgagaacatgcaggtatttggttttccattattACAACATTATAATAATGTTGTTATTTCTGGCATAGTTAACTGGATAGGAGTTCACGTTTCCAGGAAGTTTCCcccttttaacattttaactaagataatgaaaatgtggcaaTATACATACTTCACTTTTTGTGACTGATTCTCAGTaataaaaaaacagctgggcctggtggctcatacctgtaatcctaacactttgggaggcccaggtgggtggatcgcttgagctcaggagttcaagactagcctgggcaacgtgatgagaccccatctgtacaaaaaatataaaaattagctgggcatggtgtcacacacctgtggTCCGAGCTACTTGAagggtcaaggtgggaggattgcttaagcccagaagaaggaggttgcagtggactgagattgtaccactgcactccagcctgggcgacagaatgagaccttgtctcaaaaaagaaaaacagaaaaaattcaaaaatcatatTTCTGGTAATCGATACACCATTGCtggatattaaatattaataaatattttttcacgatttttattttgtagatggtCATTTGATTAAAATGTTAGGTAAAGTAGAGCAATTCAGAAATATTTCACCTAAAAtcacagcgctttgggaggctgaggcaggaggattgcttgaggccaggagttagagaccagcctacgcaacatagcaagaccctttctctacaaaaaataagtttaaa
The genomic region above belongs to Homo sapiens chromosome 5, GRCh38.p14 Primary Assembly and contains:
- the TNPO1 gene encoding transportin-1 isoform 5 (isoform 5 is encoded by transcript variant 7), which gives rise to MEYEWKPDEQGLQQILQLLKESQSPDTTIQRTVQQKLEQLNQYPDFNNYLIFVLTKLKSEDEPTRSLSGLILKNNVKAHFQNFPNGVTDFIKSECLNNIGDSSPLIRATVGILITTIASKGELQNWPDLLPKLCSLLDSEDYNTCEGAFGALQKICEDSAEILDSDVLDRPLNIMIPKFLQFFKHSSPKIRYLYCQY